The region TGCCGACGAGCAGGTCGTCGGCGTCCCGGCGGCCGAACTCGCTGGCGGCGCGGGACATCTCGTACAGCCGGTGCGGGTCGGCCAGCACGGGCAGCACGTTCTGCTGAACCCACGCAGGTGTCAGCTCCGCGTCGTCGACAAGGAGACCGCCACCGGCCTTGACCACCGGCTGGGCGTTCAGCCGCTGTTCGCCGTTGCCGATGGGCAGCGGGACGTAGGCGGCGGGCAGCCCGACGGCGGAGAGTTCGGCGACGGTCATCGCGCCCGCGCGACAGAGCATCATGTCGGCCGCGGCGTACGCGAGGTCCATCCGGTCCACGTACGGTACCGGGATGTACGGGGGCATTCCCGGCATCTGGTGGACCTGCGGCAGTTCGTTCTTCGGGCCGACCGCGTGCAGGATCTGGATACCGGCCTGCTGGAGGTAGGGAGCCGCCTGCTGGACGACCTCGTTGAGGCGCCGTGCGCCCTGCGAGCCGCCGGAAACCAGCAAGGTCGGCAGCGAGGGGTCGAGACCGAACGCGGCGCGCGCCTCGGGGCGCACGGCGGCCCGGTCGAGGGTGGCGATCGAGCGGCGCAGCGGGATGCCGATGTAGCGGGCGCCGCGCAGCTTGTTGTCCGGGGTCGAGACGGCGACCTGCGCCGCGTACCGGGAACCGATCTTGTTGGCGAGGCCCGGCCGTGCGTTGGCCTCGTGGATCACGATCGGCACACCGAGGCGCTTGGCCGCGAGGTAGGCGGGCAGCGCCACATAGCCACCGAAGCCGACGACCGCGTCCGCCTTGGTGCGCTCCAGGACCTGCTCGGCCGCCTTGATCGTGCCGCGCAGCCGTCCCGGGACGGTGATCAGCTCGGGTGTGGGCTTGCGGGGCAGCGGAACGGCGGGGATCAGCGCGAGTTCGTAACCCCGCTCCGGTACGAGCCGGGTCTCAAGTCCGCGTTCCGTGCCCAGGGCCGTGATCCCCACGGTCGGGTCCTGCCTGCGCAGGGCGTCCGCGAGGGCGAGCGCGGGCTCGATGTGGCCGGCGGTCCCCCCGCCGGCGAGTACGACATGCACCGAAATTCACCGCTCTCCGGACGAACGCGCCGCCGAGGCACGCCGTCGCATCGTGTTCCATCTCCGAGGCCCCGCGGCCCCCGCGGAGCCTCTCACCGCAGCACGCTTTCTACCAAAGCGGGGTTGCCGCATCGCAAGCGCCGCCCGCGCAGCGGGCTCGTCGCGTGCGAAGGCGATCAGCAGCCCGATGGCGAACATGGTCGGCAGCAGGGCGGACCCTCCGTAGGAGAACAGCGGGAGCGGGACTCCGGCGATCGGCAGCAGACCGAGCACCGCACCGATGTTGATCACGGCCTGGGCCGTGATCCAGGTGGTCACGCCTCCCGCGGCATACCTCACGAAGGGGTCCTCCGTGCGTCCGGCCACGCGGATACCCGCATAGCCTAGAGCCGCGAAGAGGGCGAGCACCGACAGCGTCCCCGCGAGGCCCAGTTCCTCCCCGGTGATGGCGAAGATGAAGTCGGTGTGCGCTTCCGGGAGTTGTCCCCATTTTTCCACACTGGCGCCGAGGCCGGAACCGAACAATCCGCCGGAGGCCAGCGCGTAGATGCCGTGCACGGCCTGCCAGCAGGTGTCGTTCGGGCCGGGTTCGGTGGCGCCGATGCAGGCGAGCCGGGACATCCGGTTGGGGCTCGTCTTGATCAGGATGAAACCGATGGTCACGGCGACCGCCAGCACGCCGCCGAACAGCCGCGTGGGCGCCCCGGCCAGCCACAGCAGCCCGAAGAGGATGGCGGTGAGGATGATCGCCGTGCCCATGTCGCCGCCGAGCATGATCAGCCCGAGCAGCAGGAAGGCGCCCGGGACGAGCGGCACCAGCATGTGCTTCCACTGCCCGAGCATGCCCTTGTCCTGTTTGCGGGCGAGCAGGTCGGCGCCCCACAGCACGAGCGCGAGCTTGCCGAACTCGCTGGGCTGGATCTGGAACGAGCCGCCGAGGGAGATCCAGTTCTGGTTGCCGTTGACCGCCATCCCTATCCCCGGGACCTGCACGAGGATCATCAGGAAGACAGCGCCGGCCAGGATCGGGTACGCCAGCGCCCGATGCAGTTTCACCGGTACCCGCATGGCGATCAGGAGCAGCACGGTGCCGATGGAGGCGGCGAGGAACTGTTTGCGGAAGAAGAACGACCCCGGCAGCGACAGCTGCAGCGCCGTGATCATCGAGGCCGAGTAGACCATCACGAGGCCCAGCACGGTGATCAACAGGCTGCTGCCGAAGATCAGATAGTACGCGGTGAGTGGACGGTCCCAGGCCTTGCGGGCGCGCAGGACGAGCAGGCGCAGGGAGTTGTCGCGCGGGGGACGGGGGCGTCCGGCGGGGCGCCGTGGGGCACGCTGGACGGGGGGACGGCCAGTACGGCTACTGGCCATCACCGGCTCCGTCCGCCATGCCCCGGGAGGGCGTCCCACAGGGCGATGGGGGTCCCCACCATGGCGTCACGCGTCCCTCCCAAGGGTCCCGGGCGCGCCCGGACCGTCCGAGACCCGCCGTCAGGCGCTCGCGCCGAGTTCGCGGACCGCCTCCGCGAACGCGTCCCCGCGCTTGTTGTAGTTGACGAACATGTCCATGGAGGCACAGGCCGGCGCCAGCAACACCGTGTCGCCCTCGCGGGCGAGCCCCCGCGCCTCCCGAACCGCCGCGAGCATCGCCCCAGTGTCGGTCCGGTCGAGGTCGACGACGGGTACTTCCGGCGCGTGTCGCACAAGGGCTTCACGGATCAGAGCCCGATCCGCGCCGATGAGCACGACGCCCCGAAGTCGCTTGGCCGACTTGGCGACCAGCTCGTCGAAGGCCGCGCCCTTGGCGAGCCCGCCCGCGATCCACACGATCGACTCGTAGGCCGCCAAAGAGGCCTCCGCGGCATGCGTGTTGGTCGCCTTGGAGTCGTCGACGTACGCCACGCCGTCCACGTCGGCGACGTGCGCGATGCGGTGGGCGTCCGGTGTGAAGGCCCGCAGCCCGTCCCGTACGGCCGCGGCGGGCACCCCGAAGGCGCGTGCCAGGGCCGCCGCCGCAAGGGCGTTGGCGATGTTGTGCGGGGCGGGCGGGTTGACGTCGGAGACCTCGGCGAGTTCCTGGGCGTTCTTCTGCCGGTTCTCGACGAAGGCGCGGTCGACCAGGATGCCTTCCACGACGCCCAGTTGGGACGGTCCTGGGGTGCCGAGGGTGAAGCCGACCGCCCGGCAGCCCTCCTCGACGTCCGCCTCGCGCACCAGGTCCTCGGTG is a window of Streptomyces sp. NBC_00271 DNA encoding:
- the murD gene encoding UDP-N-acetylmuramoyl-L-alanine--D-glutamate ligase; amino-acid sequence: MGSQEVTDWQGKHVTVAGLGVSGIPAAKVLHGLGAVVTVVNDGDDERSRAQAAELEALGITVRLGDGATLPEGTELIVTAPGWKPDKPLFAAAAAADVPVWGDVELAWRLRGPDAAPWLAVTGTNGKTTTVQMLASILTAAGLRTAAVGNIGVSLLDAVLGEERYDVLAVELSSYQLHWAPSLRAHSAAVLNLAPDHLDWHGSMEAYAADKGRIYEGNRVACVYNLADKATEDLVREADVEEGCRAVGFTLGTPGPSQLGVVEGILVDRAFVENRQKNAQELAEVSDVNPPAPHNIANALAAAALARAFGVPAAAVRDGLRAFTPDAHRIAHVADVDGVAYVDDSKATNTHAAEASLAAYESIVWIAGGLAKGAAFDELVAKSAKRLRGVVLIGADRALIREALVRHAPEVPVVDLDRTDTGAMLAAVREARGLAREGDTVLLAPACASMDMFVNYNKRGDAFAEAVRELGASA
- the ftsW gene encoding putative lipid II flippase FtsW → MASSRTGRPPVQRAPRRPAGRPRPPRDNSLRLLVLRARKAWDRPLTAYYLIFGSSLLITVLGLVMVYSASMITALQLSLPGSFFFRKQFLAASIGTVLLLIAMRVPVKLHRALAYPILAGAVFLMILVQVPGIGMAVNGNQNWISLGGSFQIQPSEFGKLALVLWGADLLARKQDKGMLGQWKHMLVPLVPGAFLLLGLIMLGGDMGTAIILTAILFGLLWLAGAPTRLFGGVLAVAVTIGFILIKTSPNRMSRLACIGATEPGPNDTCWQAVHGIYALASGGLFGSGLGASVEKWGQLPEAHTDFIFAITGEELGLAGTLSVLALFAALGYAGIRVAGRTEDPFVRYAAGGVTTWITAQAVINIGAVLGLLPIAGVPLPLFSYGGSALLPTMFAIGLLIAFARDEPAARAALAMRQPRFGRKRAAVRGSAGAAGPRRWNTMRRRASAARSSGER
- the murG gene encoding undecaprenyldiphospho-muramoylpentapeptide beta-N-acetylglucosaminyltransferase, coding for MHVVLAGGGTAGHIEPALALADALRRQDPTVGITALGTERGLETRLVPERGYELALIPAVPLPRKPTPELITVPGRLRGTIKAAEQVLERTKADAVVGFGGYVALPAYLAAKRLGVPIVIHEANARPGLANKIGSRYAAQVAVSTPDNKLRGARYIGIPLRRSIATLDRAAVRPEARAAFGLDPSLPTLLVSGGSQGARRLNEVVQQAAPYLQQAGIQILHAVGPKNELPQVHQMPGMPPYIPVPYVDRMDLAYAAADMMLCRAGAMTVAELSAVGLPAAYVPLPIGNGEQRLNAQPVVKAGGGLLVDDAELTPAWVQQNVLPVLADPHRLYEMSRAASEFGRRDADDLLVGMVYEAIASRHR